In a single window of the Arthrobacter zhangbolii genome:
- the pgsA gene encoding CDP-diacylglycerol--glycerol-3-phosphate 3-phosphatidyltransferase — translation MSNSPTDRVPTLNIANALTVVRILMVPLFIWFLALDDGQGGLFRWLAVATFAVAIYTDKLDGDIARSRGLITDFGKIADPIADKLLIGSALVMLSLLGELWWWVTIVILVRELGITLMRFVVIRYGVMAASRGGKLKTVVQTFAIFLFLLPLSTWLGGWAWWIGAVVMAAALVITVVTGIDYVLQAVRLRRDARRA, via the coding sequence GTGAGCAATTCTCCTACGGACAGAGTCCCCACCCTCAACATCGCCAACGCACTGACGGTGGTGCGGATCCTGATGGTTCCGCTCTTTATCTGGTTCCTGGCACTCGACGACGGCCAGGGGGGACTGTTCCGCTGGCTCGCCGTGGCGACATTCGCCGTTGCCATCTATACGGATAAGCTCGACGGCGATATTGCCCGCAGCCGCGGCCTGATCACCGACTTCGGCAAGATCGCCGACCCGATCGCGGACAAGCTGCTGATCGGCTCCGCCCTGGTGATGCTCTCGCTGCTGGGCGAACTCTGGTGGTGGGTCACCATTGTCATCCTGGTCCGGGAGCTCGGCATCACCCTGATGCGTTTTGTCGTCATCCGCTACGGCGTTATGGCGGCCTCCCGCGGCGGCAAGCTGAAGACCGTGGTGCAGACCTTCGCGATCTTCCTCTTCCTGCTGCCGCTCTCCACCTGGCTGGGTGGCTGGGCGTGGTGGATCGGCGCCGTCGTGATGGCTGCTGCGCTGGTGATCACCGTTGTCACCGGCATTGACTATGTACTCCAGGCCGTCCGGCTGCGCCGCGACGCCAGGCGGGCCTGA
- a CDS encoding CinA family protein gives MEPGTAAAVLDAARAAGRTVATAESLTAGMLCAELGAVPGASAVLQGGVVAYQNGIKHSVLGVPAGLLAEAGSVDGRVAEHMASGARRVLGADIGVSTTGAAGPEAHDGKPVGTVFVGIATASGSSVREFHFSGDRAAIRAATCRQALLMLATELEAD, from the coding sequence ATGGAGCCGGGAACCGCGGCTGCGGTCCTCGACGCGGCACGTGCCGCCGGCAGGACAGTAGCCACCGCGGAGTCCCTGACCGCCGGCATGCTCTGCGCTGAACTCGGAGCGGTACCGGGGGCTTCGGCCGTTTTGCAGGGCGGGGTGGTGGCGTACCAAAATGGCATCAAGCACTCCGTTCTCGGAGTTCCGGCCGGGCTCCTGGCCGAAGCCGGTTCCGTGGACGGACGGGTGGCCGAACATATGGCCTCCGGAGCGCGGCGCGTCCTGGGCGCCGATATCGGGGTCTCCACCACCGGAGCCGCGGGGCCCGAAGCCCATGACGGAAAACCGGTGGGCACGGTGTTCGTGGGTATCGCTACGGCCTCAGGCAGCAGCGTCCGGGAGTTCCATTTCTCCGGGGACCGGGCAGCCATCCGGGCCGCAACCTGCCGGCAGGCGCTTCTGATGCTGGCCACCGAGCTGGAAGCGGACTAG
- a CDS encoding helix-turn-helix domain-containing protein: MVKQPVSVNGVIRWRDVGLAEDAHREPKERKMVVLRHEIGDVLRDVRQRQGRTLREVSHSARVSLGYLSEVERGQKEASSELLSSICTALDVPLSLMLREVSDRVANAEGVAIPDTVPSEFSREFAREFPEDLARDLARTP; the protein is encoded by the coding sequence ATGGTTAAGCAACCCGTGTCCGTGAACGGCGTGATCCGCTGGCGGGATGTAGGGTTGGCGGAAGACGCACACCGGGAGCCAAAGGAGCGCAAGATGGTAGTTCTTCGTCACGAGATTGGTGATGTTCTCCGCGACGTGCGCCAGCGCCAGGGCCGTACCCTGCGCGAGGTCTCACATAGCGCCCGCGTTTCCCTCGGCTACCTCAGCGAGGTTGAACGCGGACAAAAGGAAGCATCGTCAGAACTGCTGTCTTCCATCTGCACTGCCCTCGATGTGCCCCTGTCCCTGATGCTCCGTGAGGTCAGTGACCGGGTGGCCAACGCTGAAGGCGTGGCCATTCCAGATACCGTGCCATCGGAGTTTTCCCGGGAATTTGCACGTGAGTTCCCGGAAGACCTGGCCCGGGACCTGGCCCGCACACCCTAG
- a CDS encoding MarR family winged helix-turn-helix transcriptional regulator produces MAREVHPDMEPSAYGLMVLLHQQGPMRLTELSSAVGVGKPSLSRQVSMLQTLGLVEKHTDPIDGRAQPISLTESGSARLEGTAAARKAHFRSTWTGWETEDLLTLAKLLHKLNTSVLPPGGDPAIPLPADGREGEAGPGS; encoded by the coding sequence ATGGCCCGGGAAGTCCACCCGGATATGGAGCCGTCCGCCTATGGCCTCATGGTGCTGCTTCACCAGCAGGGTCCGATGCGCCTGACGGAGCTATCCTCCGCCGTAGGGGTGGGAAAGCCGTCACTGAGCCGGCAGGTGTCGATGCTCCAGACGCTGGGGCTCGTTGAAAAACATACTGATCCGATCGATGGCAGGGCCCAGCCCATCAGCCTCACCGAATCAGGCTCTGCCCGCCTGGAAGGTACGGCCGCGGCGCGTAAGGCGCATTTCCGGAGCACCTGGACAGGCTGGGAAACCGAGGATCTGCTCACTCTGGCAAAGCTGCTGCACAAGCTGAACACCTCGGTGCTGCCGCCGGGCGGAGATCCCGCCATCCCGCTGCCTGCGGACGGCCGGGAGGGGGAAGCCGGGCCCGGCAGTTAG